The Litchfieldia alkalitelluris genome has a window encoding:
- a CDS encoding RNA polymerase sigma factor: MADLFSELYETYKKQIYSYLLRNTGHPHIAEELTHDTFIKAFKSLKNFRGESTLKTWLFTIARNTYISYYKKNSTRYEMNNDLIDEQWADTTDDYKTMEEQASISSILSRLSEKDRTLLLLRDQQGMSYKEIADITSETEGAVKVGIYRARKKFKEKYNKEFGGV, encoded by the coding sequence ATGGCGGATCTATTTAGTGAGTTATACGAAACGTATAAAAAGCAAATTTACTCTTATTTATTAAGAAACACAGGGCACCCCCATATCGCAGAAGAGCTTACCCATGATACATTCATCAAAGCCTTCAAATCACTAAAGAATTTCCGTGGTGAAAGTACTCTAAAAACCTGGCTCTTTACGATTGCCAGAAATACATACATAAGCTACTACAAGAAAAACTCTACACGATATGAAATGAACAATGATCTAATAGATGAACAGTGGGCAGATACAACTGACGATTATAAGACCATGGAGGAACAGGCTAGTATTTCGTCCATTTTATCCAGGCTCTCTGAAAAGGATAGAACATTACTGCTTTTGAGAGATCAACAAGGAATGTCATATAAGGAAATCGCAGATATAACAAGTGAAACAGAAGGTGCGGTCAAGGTAGGGATTTATCGAGCAAGGAAAAAGTTCAAGGAAAAATATAATAAGGAATTTGGAGGTGTGTAA
- a CDS encoding zf-HC2 domain-containing protein — MKYPCDLVRDLYPLYEEGDLSPSVKEKVEEHLRECESCRSIYLSGKGFEDDKQQLTKIESTIPESLDNRIILSVKLKRMKFYVAVLISVILIIAVNLYQNQRHEIFSTYNQVYRGAEELNNILLSAPEASGEELSFLKNMFFEEMYEGIENLTQSLNWFEEQKYKGSSLYINQQSFYTTLDNLNLRKKDDRWDEVDQKTYDLLVQYAKSYMQEVEDDYNKFNHGYSSYFEQVDIVGLSGPLMEINKLTYTYNRFHKLPDQMKQLKENEVKTKIASGFRVENEDITLSKYLDYTYRFEIKKRSISGEVDAFTGHPIRMDYFGTVDTDTTGELLDVNQVQDNVIMMLHNIYGKEQQFDVKYLGINVDYSSNIDDQYYTFSYMPVVHSHPIYSISDQSNRIYFDARSGEFRMMHSLHFIPFSLDFNQNVNEVISPEQGLDILKRKVDIEDQELIEKRKYEFIDTFVIYSSTSGGLVLVHAYGPNGHDYDWRYINVENGKEEMFYFEN, encoded by the coding sequence GTGAAATATCCATGTGATCTAGTTCGAGATCTCTATCCGCTATACGAAGAGGGTGATCTCAGCCCCTCGGTAAAGGAAAAGGTAGAGGAGCATTTACGAGAATGTGAGTCTTGCAGGTCAATTTATTTGTCAGGTAAAGGCTTTGAGGATGATAAGCAACAATTAACAAAAATCGAATCCACAATTCCAGAATCATTAGATAACCGGATCATTTTATCGGTAAAATTAAAGAGGATGAAGTTTTATGTTGCGGTATTAATCAGTGTCATCTTAATTATTGCTGTAAATCTTTATCAAAATCAGCGCCATGAAATATTTTCTACCTACAACCAAGTATATAGAGGTGCTGAAGAACTTAATAATATCCTTCTAAGTGCTCCAGAGGCATCTGGTGAAGAGCTCAGTTTCTTAAAAAACATGTTCTTTGAAGAAATGTATGAAGGAATCGAAAATTTAACGCAATCGTTAAATTGGTTTGAAGAACAGAAGTATAAAGGTTCGAGTCTCTATATAAACCAACAATCATTTTATACCACTCTAGATAATCTTAATTTAAGGAAAAAAGATGACAGATGGGATGAAGTTGACCAAAAGACATATGACCTGCTAGTACAATATGCTAAGAGCTATATGCAAGAGGTTGAGGATGATTACAATAAATTCAATCACGGTTATAGCTCCTATTTTGAACAAGTGGATATTGTGGGCTTAAGCGGGCCATTAATGGAAATTAACAAGCTTACTTATACCTACAATCGGTTCCACAAGCTCCCGGATCAAATGAAGCAATTAAAAGAGAATGAAGTGAAAACCAAGATTGCGTCAGGCTTCAGAGTGGAAAATGAGGATATCACTCTAAGTAAGTATTTGGACTATACTTATAGATTTGAAATAAAAAAGAGAAGTATAAGTGGAGAGGTGGATGCATTTACAGGGCATCCAATCAGAATGGATTATTTCGGTACTGTAGATACAGATACAACAGGGGAATTGTTAGATGTTAATCAGGTACAAGACAATGTCATCATGATGCTACATAACATTTATGGAAAAGAGCAGCAATTTGATGTCAAATATCTGGGTATCAATGTGGATTATTCAAGTAACATTGATGATCAATATTATACTTTTTCATATATGCCTGTGGTTCATTCACACCCTATTTATTCTATTTCTGATCAATCAAACAGAATTTACTTCGATGCAAGATCGGGTGAGTTCAGAATGATGCATAGTCTTCATTTCATTCCTTTCTCGTTAGATTTTAATCAGAATGTCAATGAAGTCATTTCACCTGAACAAGGTTTAGATATACTAAAGAGAAAAGTAGACATCGAGGATCAAGAACTAATAGAAAAGCGGAAATATGAGTTTATTGATACATTTGTTATTTATTCTTCAACCTCAGGTGGACTCGTTCTAGTTCATGCGTATGGACCAAATGGTCACGACTATGATTGGCGTTATATAAATGTAGAAAATGGAAAAGAAGAGATGTTTTATTTTGAAAATTGA
- a CDS encoding GGDEF domain-containing protein, with product MDGANKNGNIKYANTSAQYEEAGQGRNAIAYHLLEAKNLYRDGLYSNASMKMEKVLLLYKKYVDREPAVSVQFMLANVLEKSGHLKRALTIFNDLYIKHNSLYALIRVGYISINLRDLSLLKQYENAYLEYLNSPSIAINEMLHLQVILGYYFSYTGRDSSLVHEMVQYHKVNSMILRKKLKVEDYIHWVYNLHILQLLNHYSWNERAKLIYEAESLAEQYHQTSRLMNIYNLMGIGLLEENVMKAKEYMLKSKDLAIKLGNKQHEMATLSNLLMFYQFLGDTTHALALAEQAKALGKAINSNFNEMTVVKLYYLIEDYPRALELIRELKPKARRINLTITRVDALFFQYKIILRQKDEKKAKRLWPFFEKMCKKHRDTVNLSLLQCQYYMVLKRYDQTIPIAIKYLEEKNLSVEYRIEFSMILLEAFIKLDLDEEFTKTVHSFESLVYHKGYFGYLGYVYYYKGLFYLKNKSYIQARVYFIRAKSYFTKVNNLLKQKEMNIHIETINQRIVEAPSNKQLEMMNLLTNNEIMFDSIRLVHSAKHLVDVCKNITKVLHEHIMFDDVYFHFIIDPRRTKTLSVSDKLQSEEIINEKVDAALRKVIEEKGVSQFELDNSYFHGFPIISDENEVVSIVLIKNHDVLSGVSLYYLEQFFQFIAPKIKNVIFNELVHVDVLTNLYNRNFFMQRLKEEFQKSADFQNDLSFIMIDIDDFRGVNNQFGHAEGDRILEKVAKTIQQSVRSGDIVGRYGGEELIVILPNTYSEIAKGVAYRILNKIREISVNETYQITASLGVSSVDKDKTVTFEELIDKADLAERYAKKHGKNRVYCYWEIGELLDLVKSHQDY from the coding sequence ATGGACGGTGCAAATAAAAACGGGAACATCAAATATGCTAACACTTCAGCTCAATATGAAGAAGCCGGACAGGGCAGGAATGCTATAGCTTATCATCTATTAGAAGCAAAGAATTTATATAGAGATGGTTTATACTCCAATGCCAGTATGAAAATGGAAAAGGTCCTCTTGCTGTATAAAAAGTATGTGGACAGAGAACCGGCTGTAAGTGTCCAGTTCATGTTAGCTAATGTGTTAGAAAAGAGCGGTCATCTTAAAAGAGCGTTAACCATTTTTAATGACCTATACATTAAGCATAACTCCTTATATGCCTTGATTAGAGTAGGATATATTAGTATCAATCTTCGTGATCTATCACTGCTGAAACAATATGAGAACGCTTATCTAGAATACTTGAATTCTCCATCAATAGCGATTAATGAGATGCTACATCTGCAAGTGATTTTAGGTTATTATTTCTCCTATACAGGGCGTGACTCATCACTTGTTCATGAGATGGTTCAGTATCATAAAGTGAACAGCATGATACTAAGAAAAAAACTAAAAGTTGAAGACTATATACACTGGGTATACAATTTGCATATTCTGCAGTTGTTAAATCATTACTCTTGGAATGAAAGGGCCAAATTGATTTATGAAGCAGAATCATTGGCGGAACAATATCACCAAACTTCAAGATTAATGAATATATATAACCTAATGGGTATCGGATTACTTGAAGAGAATGTTATGAAAGCAAAAGAGTACATGCTAAAATCTAAGGATTTGGCGATAAAGCTAGGAAACAAACAACATGAGATGGCCACCTTATCAAATCTACTAATGTTTTATCAATTTTTAGGTGATACCACCCATGCTTTAGCGCTTGCAGAACAAGCAAAAGCATTAGGAAAAGCCATCAATTCTAACTTTAATGAAATGACTGTTGTGAAACTTTATTATCTCATTGAAGATTATCCTCGAGCATTAGAACTGATTCGTGAATTGAAACCTAAGGCGAGAAGAATAAACCTAACTATCACAAGGGTAGATGCGTTGTTTTTTCAATATAAAATCATCTTGAGGCAAAAGGATGAGAAAAAAGCGAAAAGGTTATGGCCATTTTTCGAAAAAATGTGCAAGAAACATAGGGATACAGTAAATTTATCATTACTGCAGTGTCAGTATTATATGGTACTTAAACGATATGATCAAACGATTCCTATCGCTATAAAATATCTTGAAGAAAAGAACCTTAGTGTAGAGTATAGAATAGAATTTTCTATGATTCTATTAGAAGCATTTATCAAGCTAGACCTGGATGAAGAGTTCACTAAGACTGTGCATTCTTTTGAATCCTTGGTCTATCACAAGGGTTATTTTGGTTATTTAGGCTATGTATATTATTATAAGGGACTATTTTACTTGAAAAATAAATCTTATATTCAAGCGAGAGTTTATTTTATTCGAGCAAAAAGTTATTTTACCAAGGTCAACAATCTTCTGAAACAAAAGGAAATGAATATTCACATTGAAACGATTAATCAACGAATCGTAGAAGCGCCATCAAATAAACAGCTAGAAATGATGAATCTGCTCACAAACAATGAAATTATGTTTGATAGCATTAGGTTAGTTCATTCTGCCAAGCACCTTGTGGATGTTTGTAAAAATATAACGAAGGTTCTCCATGAACATATAATGTTCGATGATGTGTATTTTCACTTTATTATTGATCCAAGGAGAACGAAGACTTTATCTGTTAGTGATAAGCTGCAAAGTGAAGAAATCATAAATGAAAAAGTGGATGCTGCCTTGAGAAAGGTAATTGAAGAAAAGGGAGTAAGTCAGTTTGAGTTGGATAACTCGTATTTTCATGGTTTTCCGATTATTTCTGATGAGAATGAGGTTGTATCCATCGTGCTGATAAAGAACCATGATGTTCTATCTGGAGTAAGCCTTTATTATCTAGAACAATTTTTTCAATTTATCGCTCCTAAGATTAAAAATGTCATCTTTAATGAGTTGGTCCATGTAGATGTTCTAACAAATCTATATAACCGAAACTTCTTTATGCAAAGGTTGAAAGAGGAGTTTCAAAAATCGGCTGATTTCCAAAACGACCTTTCTTTTATTATGATCGACATTGACGATTTCCGAGGTGTAAATAATCAATTTGGCCATGCTGAAGGAGATCGCATCTTGGAAAAGGTGGCTAAGACCATCCAGCAGTCTGTTCGTAGTGGTGATATTGTAGGACGTTATGGAGGAGAGGAATTAATTGTTATACTTCCTAACACGTATTCTGAGATTGCCAAAGGGGTAGCATACCGTATTTTAAATAAGATACGTGAAATTTCCGTAAACGAAACATACCAGATAACAGCAAGTTTAGGTGTATCAAGTGTTGATAAAGACAAAACGGTCACTTTTGAGGAGCTCATAGACAAAGCGGATCTTGCTGAAAGATATGCTAAGAAGCATGGCAAAAATCGTGTGTATTGTTATTGGGAGATTGGTGAACTGTTAGACTTGGTTAAGAGTCACCAAGATTATTAA
- the ilvD gene encoding dihydroxy-acid dehydratase, protein MNSEQSKSRSSVFNDVNRAPNRAMIRAMGITDEDFKKPFVGIASTWSEVTPCNMHIDELARKAKAGALENGGTPFIFNTITVSDGISMGTEGMRFSLPSREVIADSIETVIGAQNYDGVVAIGGCDKNMPGCMIAIGRLNLPAVFVYGGTIRPGRVDGKDIDIVSAFEAVGKYNNGDIDRDELHKIECNACPGAGACGGMYTANTMASAIEAMGMSLPGSSSNPAETEEKLEDCTKAGKAVMNLLNKGITPKDIMTKQAFENAITVVMALGGSTNAVLHLLALAHTVDVDLSLDDFERIRKNVPHIADLKPSGRYVMEDLSKIGGVPGVMKLLLEKGLLHGDCMTVTGHTIEENLSEVQPLKDGQDIISFDNPKRETGPLVILKGNLAPEGALAKMSGLKIKKITGPARVYDSETDATNAVLNNEINPGDVIVIRYVGPKGGPGMAEMLSITAIVVGKGLGEKVGLVTDGRFSGGTHGLVVGHISPEAQVGGPIALIREGDKITIDSDTQELAVDVSEEEFNERLKAWSPPEQNLRGILAKYARSVSSASKGAITD, encoded by the coding sequence ATGAATAGTGAACAATCAAAAAGTCGAAGTTCTGTTTTTAATGATGTTAATCGTGCTCCAAATCGTGCAATGATACGTGCAATGGGGATAACCGATGAAGATTTTAAAAAGCCATTTGTTGGAATTGCTAGTACATGGAGTGAGGTTACACCGTGTAATATGCATATTGATGAACTAGCAAGGAAAGCCAAGGCAGGTGCCTTAGAGAATGGAGGAACTCCTTTCATTTTCAATACGATTACTGTATCAGACGGTATCTCTATGGGAACGGAAGGTATGAGATTTTCATTACCTAGTCGTGAGGTAATTGCCGATTCAATAGAGACTGTAATAGGTGCTCAGAATTACGACGGTGTAGTAGCAATTGGTGGATGCGACAAGAATATGCCTGGATGTATGATTGCCATAGGGCGTTTAAATTTACCTGCCGTTTTTGTATATGGAGGAACCATTCGACCGGGGCGTGTAGATGGGAAGGACATTGATATTGTTTCCGCCTTTGAAGCAGTAGGTAAGTACAATAACGGAGATATAGATCGTGATGAACTTCATAAAATCGAATGTAATGCTTGTCCAGGAGCAGGTGCATGTGGTGGCATGTATACAGCAAATACAATGGCATCGGCAATCGAGGCTATGGGGATGAGTCTACCTGGAAGTTCGTCCAACCCAGCAGAGACCGAAGAAAAACTAGAAGACTGTACTAAAGCAGGAAAAGCTGTTATGAATTTATTAAATAAAGGAATCACGCCTAAAGATATCATGACGAAGCAAGCTTTTGAAAATGCGATTACTGTTGTAATGGCTCTGGGTGGATCAACCAATGCCGTTCTTCATTTATTAGCCTTGGCTCATACAGTCGATGTTGATCTTAGTTTAGATGACTTTGAACGTATTCGTAAAAATGTTCCTCATATAGCAGATCTAAAACCAAGTGGACGTTATGTAATGGAGGATTTATCTAAAATTGGTGGAGTGCCTGGGGTAATGAAGTTGCTTCTAGAAAAAGGATTGCTTCATGGGGATTGTATGACAGTAACAGGTCACACAATAGAGGAAAACCTATCAGAAGTTCAACCTTTAAAAGATGGACAAGACATTATCTCCTTTGATAACCCAAAACGCGAAACAGGACCACTCGTTATTCTGAAGGGTAATTTAGCTCCTGAGGGTGCATTAGCAAAAATGTCTGGACTAAAAATCAAAAAAATAACAGGACCTGCACGTGTGTATGATTCAGAAACAGATGCAACAAATGCGGTCTTAAATAATGAGATTAATCCAGGGGATGTTATTGTAATCCGATACGTCGGACCAAAAGGCGGTCCTGGAATGGCTGAGATGTTATCAATTACAGCAATTGTGGTAGGGAAAGGTCTTGGAGAAAAAGTAGGCTTAGTAACAGATGGACGATTCTCTGGAGGGACACATGGGTTAGTAGTTGGTCATATTTCCCCTGAAGCACAAGTTGGCGGTCCAATTGCATTAATTCGAGAAGGCGACAAAATAACCATCGATAGTGACACACAAGAACTTGCTGTTGATGTTTCTGAAGAAGAGTTTAATGAAAGATTAAAAGCTTGGAGTCCACCAGAACAAAATTTAAGAGGGATTTTAGCCAAGTATGCGAGGTCAGTCTCTTCAGCTTCAAAAGGAGCAATAACCGATTAA
- a CDS encoding DUF6671 family protein: MHPYMGKKAVLSTIHGKELAIVEPFKKFLNVSIQVPSKINTDELGTFSGEIEREFTPLETLRKKARMGMKELGLPLGIASEGSFGPHRHLPWVAEDHEILLWIDQERGIEIIEHEVSVETNFDAKTISSFNDLKDFLDKVQFPSHALVVRPNSGIIPGFTFKGLKNSREVKKAIDLCSSESADGLVHVETDMRAHMNPTRMKVINKLAEKLAARLLNLCPSCSCPGWGVIDVVRGLPCEGCGLKTKQIAQEVYGCPSCNFKKEVPRQDGITASSPTYCDWCNP, encoded by the coding sequence ATGCATCCATACATGGGGAAAAAGGCAGTTCTATCTACAATTCATGGGAAAGAGCTGGCAATTGTCGAACCCTTTAAAAAATTCTTGAACGTTTCTATACAAGTCCCTAGTAAAATTAATACAGATGAGTTAGGAACTTTTTCTGGCGAGATAGAGCGAGAGTTTACACCTTTAGAAACTCTCCGGAAAAAAGCAAGAATGGGAATGAAGGAACTAGGACTTCCTCTAGGAATAGCTAGTGAAGGGAGTTTTGGACCACATCGTCATCTTCCTTGGGTTGCGGAGGATCATGAAATCCTTTTGTGGATTGACCAAGAGCGAGGAATAGAAATTATAGAGCATGAGGTAAGCGTTGAGACCAATTTTGATGCCAAAACAATATCTTCATTTAATGATCTTAAAGATTTCTTAGATAAGGTACAATTCCCTTCGCATGCTTTAGTTGTTAGACCAAATTCGGGGATAATTCCAGGGTTTACTTTCAAGGGACTAAAGAATTCTCGTGAAGTAAAGAAGGCCATTGATCTTTGTAGCTCTGAATCTGCCGATGGCTTAGTACATGTCGAAACAGATATGCGAGCTCATATGAATCCTACCCGTATGAAGGTAATCAATAAGTTAGCTGAAAAATTAGCTGCTCGATTACTAAATCTATGTCCAAGTTGTTCTTGCCCCGGCTGGGGAGTAATTGATGTGGTTCGAGGGTTACCTTGTGAAGGCTGTGGACTTAAGACCAAACAAATTGCTCAAGAGGTTTATGGATGCCCAAGTTGCAATTTTAAAAAAGAAGTACCTCGTCAAGATGGTATTACAGCATCCTCGCCCACTTATTGCGATTGGTGTAATCCTTAG
- a CDS encoding glycosyl hydrolase 115 family protein, with protein sequence MEFLINQEMLTSASSTDGSLFYQEKEAFTGVNKIAGKVMHDLELVFGYAPQVTTDRTKLGKTAVLYGTVDHSPMLQELEEKEIIDLSEVKGKREVYLFQVVNHPIVGVEKALVIAGSDKRGAIYGLFHLSELLGVSPLVDWADVKPQRKESFTLSEDLKYISKEPSVRYRGFFINDEWPAFGNWTMKRFGGFNADMYEHVFELLLRLKGNYLWPAMWSARFSVDGPGLANAELADEYGVVMGASHHEPCLRNGEEYKYLRGEDSIYGDAWNFISNREGITKFWEDGLKRSGQFENVITVGMRGEADTSIMGKEATLADNIELLRDVLQTQNQLIQENVNPTLSEVPRMLALYKEVEPFFYGDENTPGLMNSEELEDVILMLCDDNHGNLRTLPTEEMRNHQGGYGMYYHFDYHGGPISYEWINSSYLPKVWEQMTMAYEFGVRDLWIVNVGDLATQEFPLSYFLDLAYDFEKWGTNAVNKTDLYTKQWIQRQFAGVFSEDEMKKVFELLTGYTKIAHNRRPEAMNAEVYHPVNYKETDRRLEQIDYLLDLAEELYENVNPENFSTYFSLVYYPAVGNLNLQKLWLLTGKNNYDAKLRKMEANKLAEQIKECFKRDRELVDQYHTIDDGKWYGMGLSEHIGFIHWNEEEAKYPILMNVLPASKPRLLVSLDGTEQHTEGPAWHNNKLYLNDFLQPDIEEASFTISSISDLNADYKITSKSEWLTCSKTSGSLDGIEETMEVISVKIDRSAMNGETEGSIVVEMPIGTCTIIVNASNKDFSDLPDMTFVETNGYISIEAEHYFLNKESTSQHGDVHRFQVLEGYGKTLSAMKAFPTTEYFTVGKDAPYLEYLFFVQEAGEYEVALYMQPSNPVTKDGTLFCGIQVNDDETSVVNVLPEGYRVDGDNWAVGVIDNIHRHVSRINCLEGLNTLRIYAVSPGFVLEKLVIYPEGKNPADSYLGPAETYYVGKK encoded by the coding sequence ATGGAATTTTTAATAAATCAAGAAATGTTAACAAGTGCATCATCTACAGATGGTTCGTTATTTTATCAGGAAAAAGAGGCTTTCACCGGTGTGAATAAGATTGCCGGGAAGGTTATGCATGATCTGGAGTTGGTGTTTGGATATGCACCACAAGTAACCACTGATAGAACAAAGCTTGGAAAAACAGCTGTTTTGTATGGAACGGTGGATCACAGTCCAATGTTGCAGGAACTTGAAGAGAAAGAGATAATCGATCTTTCGGAAGTTAAAGGGAAGAGAGAAGTTTATTTATTTCAAGTAGTTAACCATCCAATTGTAGGTGTTGAAAAAGCCTTAGTTATAGCGGGAAGTGATAAGCGCGGTGCGATATACGGCCTGTTTCATCTTTCTGAGTTGCTTGGTGTTTCTCCATTGGTGGATTGGGCTGATGTGAAGCCACAGCGTAAAGAGTCATTCACCTTGAGTGAAGACTTGAAATATATTTCGAAGGAGCCATCTGTTCGTTACCGCGGCTTTTTTATCAATGATGAATGGCCTGCATTTGGTAATTGGACAATGAAGAGGTTTGGTGGCTTTAATGCAGACATGTATGAGCATGTGTTTGAGCTGTTACTAAGGTTGAAAGGGAATTATCTCTGGCCGGCGATGTGGTCAGCGCGTTTTAGTGTGGATGGCCCGGGCTTAGCGAATGCTGAACTGGCTGACGAATATGGAGTCGTTATGGGGGCATCCCATCATGAGCCTTGTTTGCGAAATGGAGAGGAATATAAATATCTGCGTGGAGAGGATTCTATCTATGGAGATGCTTGGAACTTTATTTCAAATAGAGAAGGCATTACAAAGTTCTGGGAAGATGGGTTGAAGCGCAGCGGACAATTTGAGAACGTGATCACTGTCGGTATGCGTGGTGAGGCAGATACGTCAATCATGGGGAAAGAAGCCACACTAGCTGACAATATTGAGTTGTTACGAGATGTGCTACAGACACAAAATCAGTTGATCCAAGAAAATGTCAATCCTACTCTTTCAGAAGTGCCAAGAATGTTGGCGTTATATAAAGAGGTGGAACCGTTCTTTTATGGTGATGAAAACACACCAGGATTAATGAACTCAGAGGAGCTCGAGGATGTCATTCTGATGCTTTGTGATGATAATCACGGGAACTTAAGGACATTACCGACAGAAGAAATGCGTAACCATCAAGGTGGTTATGGGATGTATTATCATTTTGATTATCATGGTGGACCAATATCGTATGAATGGATTAATAGTTCTTACCTTCCTAAGGTGTGGGAACAGATGACGATGGCGTACGAGTTTGGTGTTCGTGACCTTTGGATTGTGAATGTGGGTGATCTTGCTACCCAGGAGTTCCCGTTATCGTACTTTCTAGATTTGGCTTATGATTTTGAAAAATGGGGAACGAATGCGGTTAATAAGACAGACCTTTATACGAAGCAATGGATTCAAAGGCAGTTTGCTGGTGTGTTCTCTGAGGATGAGATGAAAAAGGTATTTGAGCTGCTGACAGGTTACACAAAGATTGCTCATAATCGTAGACCAGAAGCGATGAATGCAGAAGTATATCATCCGGTGAATTATAAGGAAACAGATCGTAGGTTGGAGCAAATTGATTACCTTTTGGATCTTGCTGAGGAATTATATGAGAATGTAAATCCTGAGAACTTTTCAACCTATTTCTCACTCGTCTATTATCCTGCGGTAGGAAATCTAAATTTACAGAAGCTGTGGTTGCTTACTGGGAAAAATAATTATGATGCCAAGTTACGTAAAATGGAAGCAAATAAACTGGCTGAGCAAATCAAAGAATGTTTTAAAAGAGATCGTGAACTGGTCGATCAGTATCATACCATTGATGATGGCAAGTGGTATGGGATGGGCCTTTCTGAACATATCGGTTTTATTCACTGGAATGAGGAGGAAGCGAAGTACCCTATCCTTATGAATGTATTGCCTGCTAGTAAGCCAAGACTACTAGTTTCGTTGGATGGTACGGAACAGCACACAGAGGGACCAGCGTGGCACAATAATAAACTTTATTTAAATGATTTTTTGCAGCCGGATATAGAGGAAGCTTCTTTTACCATTTCTAGCATTAGTGATCTAAATGCGGATTATAAGATTACTAGTAAAAGTGAGTGGCTGACTTGTTCTAAGACGAGCGGGAGCTTAGATGGTATCGAAGAAACAATGGAAGTCATTTCTGTTAAAATTGATCGCAGTGCAATGAATGGTGAAACAGAAGGTAGTATTGTCGTAGAGATGCCGATTGGTACATGTACCATTATTGTAAATGCTTCGAACAAGGATTTTAGTGATTTACCTGATATGACCTTTGTTGAGACGAATGGCTATATTTCTATTGAAGCAGAACATTACTTTTTAAATAAGGAATCGACAAGTCAACACGGTGATGTTCATAGATTCCAAGTGCTTGAAGGATATGGAAAGACATTATCGGCAATGAAGGCTTTTCCGACAACAGAGTATTTTACTGTAGGAAAGGACGCACCTTATTTAGAATATCTTTTCTTCGTACAGGAAGCGGGAGAGTATGAGGTGGCATTATATATGCAACCATCCAATCCGGTAACAAAGGATGGAACGTTATTCTGTGGAATACAAGTAAATGACGATGAGACTAGTGTTGTGAATGTGCTCCCGGAAGGATATCGGGTTGATGGTGATAACTGGGCGGTAGGGGTGATTGATAATATTCATAGGCATGTTAGTAGAATCAATTGTCTTGAAGGATTGAATACTTTAAGGATTTATGCGGTGAGCCCAGGATTTGTGTTGGAAAAGCTGGTGATTTATCCAGAAGGAAAGAATCCAGCAGATAGTTACCTGGGGCCGGCAGAGACTTATTATGTAGGGAAAAAGTAG
- a CDS encoding CoxG family protein → MPTGTYEVELNIPINSIWEFVSDMNNWAPLVPGYIEHTILNETQSTWAFIGDIGVMKKKINLHIDINEWQGPNLVSFGLKGVNENFSGTGYFKAVALSDSHTKMIGHLDITAAGMLGPLVNPALKSFVPKTATELTDNIARKINELNTVSK, encoded by the coding sequence ATGCCAACTGGTACATATGAGGTGGAATTAAATATTCCAATCAACTCAATCTGGGAGTTCGTAAGTGATATGAACAATTGGGCTCCATTAGTTCCTGGGTACATTGAACACACTATCCTGAACGAAACACAATCAACATGGGCTTTTATAGGTGATATTGGGGTGATGAAAAAGAAAATCAACTTACACATTGATATTAATGAGTGGCAAGGACCTAACTTGGTTTCATTTGGGTTAAAAGGGGTAAATGAAAACTTTTCAGGTACTGGTTATTTTAAAGCTGTAGCTCTCTCTGATTCTCACACGAAGATGATTGGACATCTAGATATTACTGCTGCTGGCATGTTGGGACCTCTCGTGAACCCTGCTCTCAAATCTTTTGTTCCAAAAACTGCGACAGAATTAACAGATAATATTGCAAGAAAGATTAATGAGCTTAATACTGTATCAAAGTAG